The genomic DNA ACATCAGCGACACATCTCCCCGTGGTTCGTCTCAAAATGGCTCCGATAACGACCGAAGGAGCCGAGCAAGAGTCCCAGCCCAAGCCGGATCAAAACGGCCCCGGCGAAACAGCAGAAACCGGCAGAGAGGAGCAGGCCGTGCCGGACCCCAAACAGGAACCGGGCGACAACAACGATAGCAGAGCAGGAATGGACGTGAGCGCTGGTCACGGTGAGCCGGAGCAGCTCGGGGACATCCCGTCCCGAGTCCCCGGCACCGACAAAGAAGCCGCGTCTCCCGGCGAAAAGCCACACGGCGACGAAGGGGAGCCCGGCGGCGAACTCGCCGAACCGGGGAAAAGTCCCGTTCAGGGGAGTTTGGCGAGTAGTGTCGACTCCGCACAGGAGGGCTCCCGGGTGCTGAAAGAAGaacaaagagagggggagaacgTGTCCTGCTCGCCGCCTGCGGAGCGCACAAAGACCGCGGAGAGAGCCGGACACGGCGCCAAGAGACGGGCCAGCGTGGAGCTGACCTCGTCGGATGGAGAGCCGCTCAGCCGGATGGATTCGGAGGACAGGTCTGTAGAAGCCGCGAGAGGCCTACACTGATTCCCACAAGCAGTCGAGAGCGGTGTTAGGTCACAGCATGGTGCCGAGTTCACACAGCTTCCATTACTTCTCCTCCGCCTGGTAGAATAGTTCCTCAACGCGTTCACACAGCGCGTTTTTGCATGATGGAGTTAGTCGCaggccacattagtgcagatcgTATCTCCAGCTGCAGCACTTTACTGAAAGAACTGATGTCAGCCTGGCTCAGtgaaagtggggggggggggttgatctGTTAAATCCCATCTCTTCCATTTAACACGGATGTAGAGGATGCATCGACTTTTAGGATTGGGGACTGTAGCACATGCAGGGGGACAGTGGTTCCAAGCCTTGGTGGCTGGAAACCCTTAAAGCAGTGTCATAACTTGGGGCCTATTTGAAAACTTTTCAAAACTCCAAAGAGCGAGGCTGGTAACAAGAGAAAAGGCAAATAACGGAACAACAATTTTTAAAAACGAATATAAGCTCGTGGAGAGCATTTGTTTTAACCTTCCTGTCCTCAACCATGTCCCCAGCCCTCATGTTTGTCATGCAGCCTCTGGTGGTGGTCACTGCAGCCATGTGTGGAAACCtgggctgcaggagaagagcaGTGAATGTCCGTGCACATGGCTGCAAAGGCATTCCCATGTTGTTAAGCTTTAGAATATAGTCAAATCTCTATTTAGATCATCACAATGGGCTTTGCATAGTAAGGGTGAGaccttacaaacacacacacacacaacagttcccacaatgaacaAGGCTCTTtgagcagaaccagactcaatgtgggcggccatctgcctggACCGGTCGGGGGTGAGTGGGGAGGAGAGGTGAATAGAAAGAAGTGGAGGGAGTGAGCAGGAACAATTGTGTAACCATCTTATCAAAGCCATGTCACACTGGttgttaaaattacatttacaagAGTGATAATTAAATTTGTAATTATGTTATTAgtgatagcagcaccagttaatGATACTTATTGTTGAGTAGTATCAGATCTGCCGCTCTGGAGTCGCAGATAActagaatgagagagagagaaagaacatatttatatattttatacagaaAGTCATGCCAGGAATTTAGGTGATGCTCAGAAAAATGTATCCACTCTTTTAAAAACCACTAACTTCCTGATGATTGTGTATGAGGAAAGAATCCCACTGGGCCGGTGTGTGTCACATCATGTTGCAATACAGGCTGTAGGCACTAGGATAAAATCTCCTCGTCTCCCAGCGCTGCTTGTGGGGGTTGAGTTCAACTCCCCCACTGCATCACTGGACAAGTCCCGTCATGAAAAGTTGAATCATACACATCTAGAGATTGTGTTCAGTATATCTTGAAATGCTGgaggttaagggcagaggaggTTGCACGCTGTTAAGCCCCATGAGtcaaatgtgatttgtgaattagataagataatcctttattctTCCCACAGTGGGGAAATTTGTTACAGTGAGTTAAGTATGGCAAACTAATAATACTTATAAATGTGGGAGGTATAAAAAGAATTCAAGAAATACACATGAATACAAATTACTTGTAAAATTGTAAACAGAATTGTACCGTGTGAACATGTGTACAGTAAAATGTGAGCTATACGAATAACATTTGACTGATAATCTAAAAAAATATGCACGTCTCTtgtctatttacatttgatttgtatagcccatattcacagatCGCAATTCATCTCATAGAGCTTAACAAAGTGTGACATGAGACAAGAGTGAGGGAAAACCAGCAAATAACTATTAACaagaaaaatgtagaaacctccgagagagccacatgtgagggatccctctcccaagacggacatcaacaaaataaaagtatttacaacattgatcagaagaaacagtttttaagaTAATGGAAAGGAGTGTCAGCGTTTCAAGTAATTATACATAATAAATCGTCTGATGTAGACGAagggagcagcagtgacagttGAAATTCAAGAGTTATTGGCAGCAGTGGCACAATGTGTGAGTAGGTGTGTGGTACATCGAGCAGTCATTGTCCATTaacagctgccaccacgatcgaCGACCCATCGTTATTCACCACACGGCAGTCACTTCAGAGTTTAGTTCCCGCAGCATCATTGCTTATAAACCTCCGAGTTATGACGATAAACACCGAAATAAGTCAGGGGCCATAACTGTAGTCTTTACCCGTAAGTTGAATCAAGCACTGTTGCAAGTCAAATTCAGTAAGTACGGTTGTGTATATAGGGCTTTGGTTATTGATTGAATTTATTTCCCCCATCCGCTTTCttactttccctctctctgaacTTTGCACAAATTGTGTCGGCATTAGAAagtgaatcccccccccccccccccccccccccccccccccccccccccccgaggcTTCTGTGACCAATTCAAACGCTGTGAGTCAATCAGTGTAGTTGTGATACACGATAAGGTGGGAAATGACTTAACTGACGCGGCCTGTTGTGAAGCCTGTAGCGCATACACCTACACAGCAGCTCGTCGGGTACAGTATGAGTAGTACAGTGTTCTACAGCTACAGTGGATCATTGGATGCTCCACTGCTCATAGACCCATTTCCACTTTGATTACAGGAAATTTAAATGACAATTGTGTCATGACAGtttccattttcctttttaataacTTATTTATCAATGTTCCTTCATTTGACCTCTGgcaaacataaaacacatgaatcttttttattttaatgaaagtaATGGTAGCAGTTGCACAATTTCTGTGAATATAGAGGAAACGTTAACCAACTGAAGGTTTCATGGGGGATTTTCCGATGAAGTCTGTGTCTGGTTGTTGAAAACCCCAGTTGAAGACAAACATGATATGTTAAACTCGAGTCAGATCAGTTTGGGTATCAGCTGTTAAGGTCATTGTTCCTGAAAGGAGCGGTTAAAGTTTGTTGTGACTAGGGCGTAGAGTTTTAGTGCCACTAGAACGCTTTCGCGGAAAATCGCAGATTGTCTTCAGCGCAAGTGTCAGACTGAGCTGAAGCCTGCGGAACATCTGTGGGGAAACCTGAAGATGTCAGTTTGCAGATGCTTCTCTGAGTCTAATGGAGTGTGAGAGGATCCGCAAGGAAAAAAGAGATAAACTGCCCAGATACAGGTGAACACGGCTTGTAGAGACTTTACACTGGAAAACTTATTTTCCAAAGCTCTGATTATAGGACCTGAATACTTTTATCTGAGTTTTCAGTTTCTGATATTTGATAAACCTTAAACGTTGTCATTATGGGTTGCTAAGTTGTAAATTGATCAGCAAAGCTACAACACATCATTGAACAGAAAGCGAAAGTTTCTGAATCCTCTTGCTATATTTCCACCGAAGAAAAATCGAAACGCTTCCATAATCATCCAGCCGAGAAGCAATAGACTCCTCAGCTAATCGTGTGAAGGCCTATAAACCTGAATAATCATACTAAATATAAAGTCTTCAGTCATTCACATTAGGAACGCTATTAACCCACAATATGACAGTATATCCACAGAGGCCACTCGTTCTGTTTTGCTCGCTGCAATCACCAGAGGTGCATTCAACAACGGCGATTAAATTCTGTAAAATTAGGATGGTACTCAGTCGAGCACAGAGCCCCATCAAGGCCGAACAGTCTCctcataaaaccacatttacttCCACCAGATCCAtatttttatctggatctgcagcaaattgcaCGAACTCATAAATACCAGTTCCTTCAATTTGCctgctttttttattctattaatatccattaattatttttgtaaaaaaggAAGTAATTCAAATATAATTCCCAGATCTGTCTCCAACCGCCCCCAAAAATGCAGTAGTTACAAATGGTTACACATATTGTTTCTGGATAATAGACTTTACCCTGCTGTTTGTTGGTATTGAATAgcacatagatagatagatagatagatagatagaaactTTAATGATACagaaggaaattcaagcatccactggcagtaacatacattgaCCATACATTAGACTTGACTTATGCATTAGAATTAACTTGTAACACAGTAACTATGTTGAAATTAGCCTGAGgtgaatgtaaatttaaatgtgtacagaggaattaaggaaattaaattaaacaattgaagctaaattaaactttacagagaaattaaacatttgcataggaTTTCAATatgtacagaggaattaaaaatgtgcaggaatattaaatatttgcagaaaatgtgcatagaaaataaatacagaactGTGTTAAGTTAACCTGTGCTAAtcaaaaactatataaaaactagaaggtaactatagaaataaatataaaaatattctaTACAACATATGAACCTACAGAAGGTCAGCTCTAACTCTTGAGAAACCATTTTTAATTGGACCCACCTCAGAAAGCAAAGCTTTTATAGAACGTCCAaatggggcggctgtggctcaggaggtagagaggatCGCCCACTGATGCTGTAAAcgctgtatgtatgtgtgtgtatgaacatgTACTGTAAATCAGCATAAAGCAGCATAAAAATCCAGTTCATTAGTCATTTGCCATCCATTAGGGCTGGTGGGTTCCAAAAACCTAGTCCACATTGGCTGTAtattgtttttaactttaataaaagccctatgagacaaattctGATTTgggaatatgggctatacaaataaaatgtgtgtgattCCCCTATATTTCTTTTGGAAAGGGCTGTGCAGTGGCACCACTAATGTTACCACATGTCCACTTCCTTTATCCCTCATTTCAAATCAGAAGCTCTCTGTGGAGTCCTGTAATTGTGACTTCACACATTGCAGCTGTGGCAAGACTTAAAAAGGAACGtctataatgtgtgtgtggctcacgGAAGAGAGAAATTCAACCGCTGTAAAAATAGGTAAGACGATCTGCTGCCCGCTCTGAGACGTATTCGGCTGCCTGTTGACTTTGGGTAATCCTGCTGTTGCGGCAGTTGTCGGACCAGACAGTAATTTTAGTTCCCATGCAGAGCAGAGGGGCAGCTGGGCACAGAGTAGGAGTGTGGGTGATGTACagtcaacgtgtgtgtgtcgaGGGTGTTAATCCTCTTGTAGGATGTGTAAACTCAGCTCCCACAGAGAACCAGTATGAGCAGTGACCAGTGCTGATAGTCTTTTGgctgcgacacacacacacctgttgcACTTCTGTGGGAGCTGTGAAATCTGCTCATGTCACACATGGATcctaaaatgtgtgttttacattattGCCGCCAGTTTCCAGATTAGATTTAAATGCTAGTACATGATACGTGATTATTGACTTAAACTTGGCACAGCACCTTTAAATGGTACACATATAAAGCACTTTACTATCCAGACGATCTCCCACCATGTCATTCATGgtcatacagtgcatgtatCAGCAGAGCTTTCTCTATTAGAACGGTATCTctcccaaggacactttggtatGTGGAATGGcaaagactgggattgaacctccaactggttagaggacaacccGCTTcatcccctgagccacagccgccagCGATGAGATCTTGTATGAACTGTAacttgtgtttctctgctggGACAACTTTTCTTTTCCCCCCTGTGTATTTTTGGTTTTACATTATGGATCCGTTTCTAATATCTCCGTCATGTGTGCCTCTGCTCCAGTATCGGCAGCACCCTGATGGACATGGAGAGCACGGCATCCAGCGGTCGCTCCACTCCGGCCATGCTCAATGGCCACAGCGGGGGTGCGGTGTCTGGGAGCGGCGCGGTGCCCGCGGGGGGCAAGTCTCTGAGCTACACGTGCTGCTGGGATCACTGTCAGATGCTGTTTCCCAGCAGTCCTGACCTGGCTGAGCACATCAGAGCCACACATGTGGacggacagagaggaggggtgagTGTCTTACTGTCAGGCTACCGAGTGAGCTGCTCCTGAGGTGTGTGTCAatgtaattgtgttttatttagtaGGATAAAGACACTACTCTATCAGCTCCAGTGGTGTCAAATAACAGAATATATTGAAATGTAGCAGTTGTAAGGAGAATATATCCAACCACACATTACTGAGTTAAATAGGAAGACATGGACAGATGCACAGTGAACATCTGTGTGGTCTCTTGCTGCCTAATATATCCCTTGGCAGGTCAGGTGATCAGTGATTTTCATGGTGTGGCTAATACGTGCAGTACTGCTATTTGAAACAAAATAtccagaagaaaataaaagtatataaatctatataagtCTGAATATTCTCTTTTCAGATCGACAGTAGCAGGACTTGAATCTATTCCATGTGTACTGTTGTTTGCTAGATTTATACTGCATCGCAAATGTTGTAGACTCCTCTGCACCAACACCACCTGGTGGATTGGAGTAGAACAGGTTTTTATATCAATTATTTGTTCACATCAGCAGGATGATTCACAACCAAGTTTCCGGATTATGTACACACACTGCGTTTCCACCAAATGTATCTGGAACCTTGGTTTCGCCTCCTGATCGATCGGTTTGCAAATTTAGTTCCCAGATGTCGACCCCTCAGTGATCTGTGGACCAGAACCAATATACGTTGAAGTTTCTTGTTTGATCACTACAGgactttctctgtgtgttgactgtttgtgtgtctgtcacacaggtgtttgtgtgtctgtggaaagGCTGCAAAGTGTACAACACGCCATCAACCAGTCAGAGCTGGCTGCAGAGGCACATGCTGACCCACAGCGGGGACAAACCATTCAAGgtgacaacacacacttcatctaCCCGCACAAGTCCGTTTTACCACACACACGTTCTCCTGGTCGAATCAGTGCACACTTCTAATATTGCGTCACCTTGGGGAACTCATTACATTGACTCAAGATTAACTTTAAATCCTCTGTTTCTTCAGTGTGTGGTGGGAGGCTGCAACGCCACGTTTGCCTCTCAGGGGGGGCTGGCCCGTCATGTCCCGACTCACTTCAGCTCACAGAGTTCATCCAAAATGTCCAATCAGGGAAAAGTGAAGGAGGAGTCTCCGTCCAAGGCCGGCCTAAACAAGAGGCGGAAACTCAAGAACAAACAAAGACGCTCACTCCGTATGGacaattcacacacagacagaaacaataCATCACGCCATATTGTCACACTGGTTCACTCACTCGAACTACGTATTCATCATGTCAATATTTTGTTTCTTCCAGCCCGACCTCATGACTTCTTCGATGCTCAGACCATGGACGCCATCCGTCATCGAGCCATCTGCCTCAACCTGGCAACACACATCGAGAGCCTGGGCAATGGACACAGTGTGGTGTTCCACAGCACGGtaggcacacatacacacaagtccattaacatgtgtgtgtatgtgtatatttttaaatggaTGTTACTTTTGTTAAAGAATATCACATTAAGTCCCCATGATAAAGGTActagtgtttttgtgtttatattcagGTAATAGCCAGAAGGAAAGAAGACTCTGGGAAGGTAAAGCTCTTGCTGCACTGGACACCAGAAGACATGTAAGACATGgcctcatcttctcctcctcctcctcctcctcctcctcacatccttctctcccttcctttccctccttctctggtctcctcagcctcctgtggtgtcacccaagtgtccacaagccccgacATATTGAAatggcgtcatttacaccacgCTTTATTTAAACCAAGTTTATTAAATCGTGGGagatgtttttttccaccttttCTGTGTCTGGGAGAGAGATTAATGTGTTGTGTACCCTAACTTAAAATAGTCAAATACTAGAAAAAATCAATTGTGCTAATATTATACCTGGCCACcacaaataaatctatttgaaaCACTTGGTAATCTCCCAGATTAACATTACTGTCGACAGGTGGCATAACATTCAcaagttttacattttactgaGACTGACACATGACACGGAATGAGCTGGTATTGACATTATCTACATAATGTAACGTCAACATCATCATTCCCTGAGAGCGTCTTTAAGATACAACATAATGAATTTTGGATTTGGGGGTTCTGCCCCTGATCCCCTCAGAAGAGTTTCCTCTGGACCCCGAATCCAGATCAGCTCTTCTTCTCCAGATCTCTGACGAGACTGGAGCTTTCCACTGTTCACCATGCATTGAAAGTCTCACTGTCacatgaggagaaataaaataattttggtAAACGTGTTCTCGAAACCTCTGCAGACTGCCAGATGTGTGGGTGAATGAGGGCGATAGACTGCAGCAGAAGACCAAGGTGGTTCATCTGTCGAAGCTGCCCACAGACACGGCTGTACTCCTCGACCCCAACatttacaggtgtgtgtgcgaTATCCTGTGAGGCAAACATTCAATTACTTTGGATATTGATAAATAACCAGAAGTCTCTCCTCCCACAGGATGTTCTTCTAACGGTTCCAGAGAAGCTCTAATGTCACATCCTGCTAATCAGACCTTAAGAAGGAGGCCGTGTGCTTatcccttcctctccatctccaaaaccctctcccccctcctccctcccccagaGGATGCTGGGAGTGTAGTTATTGTTTGTCCTGGCTGTCTCAGGCccacagtgttttctttttataggTGCTGAGTTTACTGAGGACCCGTAGGGCAAGATGTTGCTTGTTTTAGGTAACACAACTAGACTGAAAACTAACTTGACAGTGCTGTAACTGTAGACCTGTGTAGAAAGAAGCTGTCTTTGTAAATACTTGAGAtttgtaatatatttttatactttgaaTTTTTTACTCCACTGTAGATAGATGCCTTTTTTCCaccaaacatgtttaaatagatgtttttaaaactgaTAATATTGTTCATGTGCATATAGCATTGCTCTGGTTTGATGCCATTAAACTTTTCCAACCTCCGTCTGCTCCGAAGTCTTCTTTGTGTTCCACATAAAATACGATACACTGTAACTCAACGGCCGAATGGTTTGAACGTATGCCACGTGAGCAACAGCTCCCCGGTTCTTCTTCTGACTGGCTGGACTATTGTACGTTTCTACATTTCTCTCCTACTCTCTCACACCACTTCTGGTCACATTCACTGTGTCTTTCCAGATAAGGCTCCAATGCCTCAATAGCAATACATTTAAGAGTTGCAGAATAGTCAGGTCCATGACCTTTGGACATTGACACAATGTCTGTAATGTCCTCCACAGTTTGAGGTGTAAATGTAAAGCTTTAATTCAAGGGGttcaataaataacaaaaaaaagacaatccTATACATTGTCAAAGACTTGCAGTCATTTTATACATGGTCCCTCCCTTTTTAGAGGTAAATGATAAATATCTGAAGTCTTCATGGTCATTCGTGTCTAtagttttaaaacctttttgaaatatttacttgAACTTTCAGGTTACGTGTATACTTTTTTCAAGTATAAATACATTATGGAAAGAGgaatatgtaaatgtatttttaaaagggTATTTAATTATTGACCTTTTTTTGTTCCTTGGTtctgacaacaaaaacattaaactgtTGTACTTTTGCACGAGCCAAATGTATCCAcatccatcacctcctcccgtgtgtttaaaatgaatgacTTCAGTGTTAAATGAGGTTATACAATAAACCTACTCaaatattctaccattactgacagtCATTTCTTAATTcttttgtcattgctgctcccttcatctctataagacattttcttatgtataaaaACATCTGACACACTTCTCACTTATGTTACAAACAGTTTCTTCTGATCAATTTTGTAAAACTGTTAATTTGATGAGTTCAGTTACATGAGGCATCTATTGCACCTCTGTCCGTCCAGGGAGAGGgaccctcacatgtggctctctgaggtttctatgttcttttcctctgttaatagtttttttcagtagtttttccttcctcttgttaAGGACCTTGTTAAggaccttgttaaagccctatgagacaaactgattCCTAATTAtgggctacacaaataaaatgtcattgattcatTGAAGTTAAACCAAATCCAGACATGACAACCGGTAAAGGACCGTGGATGGTTCATCAGATCATCCATTGAAAAGACTCgtgaaaatgaattaaaatggaaaaaaaaaaagagctctgGGTCGTCCGGAAACTCGCTTACGTCATCTGTAGTGGCCGGAAATCGCAGACGGAGCGTGTCCGCAGAGAAGGATGGCGGGTCTGGTGAAGAAGGTACAGTAGAGGTCACGTCTTTGTTCGAAATGGCAGaaattctgcagcagcagctcggttGGTTTCTCAGCTGCACCGCGTTTATCTTTCACACCAGTGATTCAGAATGAAGCGACGCACGCAGCGTGAAGGCTGCGGTGCGGACGAGACGCTGCGGTGCTTGcagctagctgttagctgtttGGCTAATGTAGCTAGGTGGAGCTAAGCTACGGAAGCTTCTCTGTGTTTCCGACACTACAAAGCAAATGGTCAAGATTTATAATGAATAGTTccaagtaataataataattccttCAACAAACAGCACAAGTTTACAGTGTAAACTCATTTTTAACTCATATACAGTAGATTAAATTGAGTATGTATTGCAATGTGAATATTAGCAACTCAGTTTGAATTCAAAGCGTTATCAGTGTTTTTACATACAGAGAGCCTCAGGCCTGTGAAATAAACGAGAACCAGTTAGAATATAGAATATAATTCCTGGTGGAGTGTCCCTTGATCGTGATGCCTTCACGTTCCTCTGGTTTGTATTGATCCCTGAGGCTTCCTTCCAACAAGCTGAGCTCACTGATATTCACATTTCCTTCCTAAAGAGGTACACAGTAGGTATACAGTCAGAAAAACACACGGGATGCTGCACATATGTGTTCTGGAGTGTGTGATTAGCTTTTGGAGtaaaaatacatgttaaaaATCAATATGTTTGGACCTGCACTGTGTGATCCAGTATCCTTCTAGATTATAGTCATCTTTGTCATGGCTAACGTAACCAGAAAAGCTGATCTGATGATATCAATCTGTGTtattctagtcttgatgaccactcaaagatcttgacagtacagttttacgttcacccattcatacaaaGCATCCATGTGCAGTACTACTCCACCAGCACCCTGGCACTGACCCATGTAAATGTAATGCAGTCAGTGTTTATATTATTTAGCTTGTGTCTAAATATTTTTTTGGAAAGTTGAATAGAGGTACAGAAAACACAATACAGTTCTTTGGATTCAGTGAGTTGTTAGATACTTCCAGGTGCAAATCTATCTacagtttcacattttctgtcaaggtaaataaatatatgtattacaTTGAAGTATTTTATTACTACATAATGCTATGAGAAAATTAGAGTCCATCactatgataaataaataaatggtctgtgtttatttagCGCTTTTCTAATCTGGATGACCGCTCTAAGCACTTAACAGCAGTTTTGCctttcatccattcacacacacattcatacagtgctgcACTTTATCAGTCGCACACTGTCATCAGAGGCAAATTCAGGTTCAGTATCTTatcttgtacacacacacttcagcatgcagctACTCGGAGGCTCCATCAGACCCAGAGCTATTTTTAAAGCGTTAATATACTTTAATTGGACAGTGTTTATGATGTACCTGAGGTTCATAATAATGGGACAGCTCCACTTAATTGATTATTAAATCATACTGAATAGGCACATTGACAGTCTTACACAGAGTGATGTTTGAAGGTGGGTAGAAGCTGAAGTGACTCAGATTCACTAATTGTCTCTCCTCTGGCTCTTTTCCAGACAACCGGCCTGGTCGGCCTCGCAGTGTCCCACAATCCACATGAGGTGAGCATCCCCTGCCCCCcctctgcttgtgtttgtgtagtgcCGATCTGGTCACACCTCAAAGTTGTTAACAAATTATTATAAACAAGATATTGTGCATCATCGGTGTCCAGCTGTCAATGGTTCACAGCCTGGCAGATACAGTGTTTTCTTCAACCAACTAACCCAACACTGCTTTTCCTCTCAGCGTCTGAGGATGCTCTACTCAAAGATCCTGGCATCACTGCAGACAATGCCGCAGGATGCCTCCTACAGGAAGTACACAGAGCAGCTGGTCAACGAGCGGTACGGCCACGTGAAAACGGTGAGTGATGTGCCGTGTGTGCAAGAGAATGGATGATGTAAACGTTTGTAACTAGTGAAAATGGAGAAGTTTCAATATGATGAAACCGTCTGTCTTCACAGGAGCCTGATGTTGAAAAGctggagaagaaaataaactgtggtcAGATAGAAGAAGTCATTTTCCAGGTAGGTCACTGTTACTGTTAATAGCCTGTGGTAAaaacgttttatttttttgttgcttaGGCGACACTTTGTTGTTCTACATGGCATGGATGCTGGTATGGAAACTGTATTAAGGCAAAGTTGTAGGAGAGTGAACATGGTGATACTGAGCAGGAGCTCATATCTGAGAGAGGGGCTACTTCTGCTTCATGGACGTGGTTTGAAAACATCTGACG from Paralichthys olivaceus isolate ysfri-2021 chromosome 23, ASM2471397v2, whole genome shotgun sequence includes the following:
- the aebp2 gene encoding zinc finger protein AEBP2, giving the protein MAPITTEGAEQESQPKPDQNGPGETAETGREEQAVPDPKQEPGDNNDSRAGMDVSAGHGEPEQLGDIPSRVPGTDKEAASPGEKPHGDEGEPGGELAEPGKSPVQGSLASSVDSAQEGSRVLKEEQREGENVSCSPPAERTKTAERAGHGAKRRASVELTSSDGEPLSRMDSEDSIGSTLMDMESTASSGRSTPAMLNGHSGGAVSGSGAVPAGGKSLSYTCCWDHCQMLFPSSPDLAEHIRATHVDGQRGGVFVCLWKGCKVYNTPSTSQSWLQRHMLTHSGDKPFKCVVGGCNATFASQGGLARHVPTHFSSQSSSKMSNQGKVKEESPSKAGLNKRRKLKNKQRRSLPRPHDFFDAQTMDAIRHRAICLNLATHIESLGNGHSVVFHSTVIARRKEDSGKVKLLLHWTPEDILPDVWVNEGDRLQQKTKVVHLSKLPTDTAVLLDPNIYRMFF
- the ndufa5 gene encoding NADH dehydrogenase [ubiquinone] 1 alpha subcomplex subunit 5 codes for the protein MAGLVKKTTGLVGLAVSHNPHERLRMLYSKILASLQTMPQDASYRKYTEQLVNERYGHVKTEPDVEKLEKKINCGQIEEVIFQAECELTLSRKMSEWKPWEPLTEEPPTNQWKWPI